One Neosynechococcus sphagnicola sy1 DNA window includes the following coding sequences:
- a CDS encoding pentapeptide repeat-containing protein, whose amino-acid sequence MPLDTNAPPPQGDVPPSGLPPVVSNNSLATVTAIPASGLDLPRPAETAGSLPLVGLTTWRPTASLMIVIASLVLLLGLVLDNQWVIGAGMLVNLLVALKVLWRPLVWVFIAMVTQQQNTIPVAIVGVLLSFVGYQHFRGHLQWLGQQYTELNWDAIGAIGEGIIGAVGQILIALLALWVAWRQYIIEKELTTQQNRITQQQTIDTYFQGISDLVMDDEGLLEDWPLERAIAEGRTAAILSSVDGNGKAKILRFLSHSRLLTPLKRDRRLGRPILDGTGGYAEDRLHGIRVIDLRVMLAKADLSYNDLRWTDLSDSNLIEANLNQCDLVKANLARTILFNASLQGTDLEGARLFYGNLKEASPRSRTHPPDYETGAYTGAVVENADFTSVRKMSEEQRYYCCAWGGSKTRSTIPGGCEGIPNQLGR is encoded by the coding sequence ATGCCCCTTGATACCAATGCCCCTCCCCCGCAAGGGGATGTCCCCCCATCCGGTTTGCCCCCCGTTGTCAGCAATAACAGCCTCGCAACCGTAACCGCGATCCCAGCCAGCGGGCTAGACTTACCCCGCCCTGCTGAGACTGCAGGATCTTTACCCTTGGTGGGATTAACAACTTGGCGACCCACAGCTTCCTTGATGATTGTCATTGCCTCGTTGGTGTTGCTGTTGGGGCTGGTGTTAGATAACCAATGGGTGATCGGCGCTGGGATGTTGGTGAATCTGTTGGTCGCCCTCAAAGTGCTGTGGCGCCCCCTTGTCTGGGTATTCATCGCCATGGTGACCCAGCAGCAGAACACGATTCCCGTAGCAATTGTGGGTGTCTTGTTGTCATTCGTCGGTTACCAGCATTTCAGGGGGCACTTGCAATGGCTGGGTCAGCAATATACCGAGCTGAACTGGGATGCCATTGGGGCCATTGGCGAGGGCATTATTGGGGCGGTCGGCCAGATCTTGATTGCTTTGCTGGCACTGTGGGTGGCTTGGCGACAGTACATCATTGAGAAAGAGCTTACGACCCAACAGAACCGTATTACCCAGCAGCAGACGATTGATACCTACTTTCAGGGCATCTCTGACCTAGTGATGGATGATGAAGGACTGCTAGAGGATTGGCCGCTGGAACGGGCGATCGCAGAGGGACGCACCGCTGCGATTCTCAGTAGTGTGGATGGCAATGGCAAGGCTAAAATTCTCCGATTTCTCTCCCACTCCCGACTCCTCACCCCCCTGAAGCGCGATCGCCGATTGGGTCGCCCAATTCTGGATGGAACCGGGGGCTATGCCGAAGACCGATTGCATGGCATTCGGGTGATTGATTTGCGAGTCATGTTGGCCAAGGCAGATCTGTCTTACAACGATTTACGCTGGACCGATCTCAGTGACTCCAATCTGATAGAAGCCAATCTCAATCAGTGTGATCTAGTGAAAGCCAATTTAGCCCGTACCATTCTCTTTAACGCCAGTTTGCAGGGAACTGATCTAGAGGGTGCCCGACTTTTTTATGGCAACCTGAAGGAGGCTAGCCCCCGCAGCCGCACCCACCCACCAGACTATGAAACCGGAGCTTACACAGGGGCGGTTGTGGAAAATGCAGACTTCACCAGCGTCCGGAAGATGTCTGAAGAGCAACGCTATTACTGCTGTGCCTGGGGTGGTTCCAAGACTCGTAGCACCATCCCAGGGGGGTGTGAAGGCATCCCCAACCAACTGGGTCGTTAG
- a CDS encoding FAD-binding protein: MIEHDVIIVGGGLAGSRAAVEIARLAPDLQVAMVAKTHPIRSHSVAAQGGIAATLRNVDTSDSWEAHAFDTVKGSDYLADQDAVAILTQEAPDVVIDLEHMGVLFSRLPDGRIAQRAFGGHSHNRTCYAADKTGHAILHELVGNLIRYKIQIYEEWYVLKLILKEGEAKGIVMYHLLDGQIEVVRAKAVMFATGGYGRVFNTTSNDFASTGDGLAMTALAGLPLEDMEFVQFHPTGLYPVGVLISEAVRGEGAYLTNSDGDRFMATYAPSRMELAPRDITSRAITREIQAGRGIQGDGSAGGPFVHLDLRHMGAEKIMSRVPFCWEEAHRLVGIDAVTQPIPVRPTIHYSIGGDSGQYRGTGAIQCGRAGGGVFRSGGSSLCFGAWSQSARE, encoded by the coding sequence ATGATAGAACACGATGTCATCATTGTCGGGGGCGGTCTCGCTGGTTCACGAGCTGCTGTGGAAATTGCTCGTCTAGCTCCCGATCTCCAGGTGGCGATGGTTGCCAAAACTCATCCGATTCGTTCCCATTCGGTGGCAGCCCAAGGTGGCATTGCCGCAACCCTGAGGAATGTCGATACTAGTGATAGCTGGGAAGCCCATGCCTTTGACACCGTTAAGGGGTCTGATTATCTCGCCGATCAGGATGCAGTGGCAATTCTGACCCAAGAAGCCCCGGATGTAGTAATTGATCTAGAGCATATGGGGGTGTTGTTCTCACGGTTACCCGATGGCCGGATTGCTCAGCGAGCCTTCGGAGGCCACTCCCACAACCGTACCTGTTATGCCGCCGATAAAACAGGGCATGCCATTCTCCATGAACTAGTTGGGAATCTGATCCGCTACAAGATTCAGATTTATGAGGAGTGGTATGTGTTGAAGCTGATCCTCAAAGAAGGGGAGGCCAAAGGCATCGTCATGTACCATCTCCTGGATGGACAGATCGAGGTGGTGCGGGCTAAAGCGGTGATGTTTGCCACGGGGGGCTATGGACGGGTCTTTAACACCACCTCTAATGACTTTGCCTCCACCGGAGATGGTCTGGCAATGACGGCTTTAGCAGGTCTACCCCTTGAGGATATGGAGTTTGTCCAGTTCCACCCCACGGGGCTGTATCCAGTGGGGGTGCTGATCTCAGAAGCCGTGCGGGGGGAAGGAGCCTACCTGACCAATAGTGACGGCGATCGCTTTATGGCAACCTATGCCCCTAGCCGCATGGAACTGGCACCTCGGGATATTACCTCTCGGGCAATCACGCGAGAAATTCAAGCAGGGCGAGGCATTCAGGGGGATGGCAGTGCCGGTGGCCCGTTTGTCCATCTTGATTTGCGCCATATGGGGGCGGAAAAAATCATGAGTCGGGTGCCCTTTTGCTGGGAAGAGGCCCATCGCCTCGTGGGGATTGATGCTGTCACCCAGCCGATTCCCGTGCGACCGACAATTCACTACTCCATCGGGGGGGATTCCGGTCAATACCGAGGGACGGGTGCGATCCAGTGTGGACGGGCTGGTGGAGGGGTTTTTCGCAGCGGGGGAAGCAGCCTGTGTTTCGGTGCATGGAGCCAATCGGCTCGGGAGTAA
- a CDS encoding FAD-binding protein: MEGFFAAGEAACVSVHGANRLGSNSLLECVVYGRRTGAAIAQYVRQRQLPEVDEAYYLSQSQQELQALLEQPGVYRIAQVRQAFQDCMTEYCGVFRTAAKMQTGLELLQQLQQQYGQIFLDDSGSCWNTELIEALELRNLMAVGEIILTSALHRQESRGAHYREDYPQRDDQNFLQHTLATYSAMGIKVEYLPVIMTLFSPQERKY; the protein is encoded by the coding sequence GTGGAGGGGTTTTTCGCAGCGGGGGAAGCAGCCTGTGTTTCGGTGCATGGAGCCAATCGGCTCGGGAGTAATTCACTGCTCGAGTGTGTGGTCTATGGGCGGAGAACGGGCGCAGCGATCGCTCAGTATGTGAGGCAGCGTCAGCTCCCCGAGGTGGATGAAGCCTATTATCTCTCCCAGTCACAGCAGGAATTACAAGCCCTGTTGGAGCAACCCGGTGTATATCGCATTGCTCAGGTGCGGCAGGCGTTTCAAGACTGTATGACCGAGTACTGTGGGGTGTTTCGTACCGCCGCGAAGATGCAAACGGGTCTGGAGTTGTTGCAGCAATTGCAGCAGCAGTATGGCCAAATTTTCCTTGATGACAGCGGCAGTTGCTGGAATACCGAACTGATTGAGGCTCTAGAGTTACGAAATCTCATGGCAGTCGGTGAGATCATTCTGACATCGGCGCTTCATCGCCAAGAGAGTCGGGGTGCCCATTACCGGGAAGATTATCCCCAACGGGATGATCAAAACTTCTTGCAGCACACTCTGGCGACCTACTCAGCAATGGGAATTAAGGTGGAGTACTTGCCCGTAATCATGACACTGTTTTCACCTCAAGAGCGCAAATATTGA
- a CDS encoding universal stress protein: protein MIRKILVSVNHPDEMGHHIFKSALYLAQATGANLKLLHVLAVEESDNSYPLTLRNPPEQKQQWQARKKPDQEFLQAMTTEAIAIGVPTEYSQDLGRPGHIICDTAKAWGADLIVMGRRGLSGMSELLLGSISNYVFHHAPCSVLVVQGFT from the coding sequence ATGATCCGTAAAATACTAGTTTCAGTGAATCATCCTGATGAGATGGGTCACCATATATTCAAGTCAGCACTTTACCTAGCTCAAGCCACGGGTGCAAATCTAAAACTCCTGCATGTTTTAGCAGTGGAAGAAAGTGACAACTCTTATCCTTTGACGCTGAGGAATCCTCCAGAGCAAAAACAACAGTGGCAAGCGCGGAAAAAACCCGATCAAGAATTTCTTCAAGCCATGACTACTGAGGCGATTGCTATTGGTGTACCGACTGAATATTCCCAAGACTTAGGGAGACCTGGTCACATTATCTGTGATACGGCTAAAGCCTGGGGAGCTGATCTCATTGTCATGGGAAGGCGGGGGCTGTCAGGAATGAGTGAGTTGCTGTTAGGTAGCATCAGCAACTATGTGTTTCACCATGCTCCATGCTCTGTGTTGGTGGTGCAGGGTTTTACTTAG
- the cax gene encoding calcium/proton exchanger, with translation MSRKDALLLRMLVFVPICMILSRLDVNPLIVFITAGVAIIPLAAWIANFTEAIATRIGPTFGGLLNATFGNATEVIVSMVALQAGMIEVVKASLMGSIIANLLLGLGLALFLGGLRTQKRSSPLNTDNLSAVARVNASLLNLVVVFLVAPTAIEVTSMKLHLETTNAFSYTASALLLIGYVLMLLFSMKTHNHLYGVDEDAEPESYGSEARGLYGLKLHIGLLLGTTIVLLFVSEVLVSSLEKAIATTGLTELFTGVILIPLFGAAVEIITCGICGAKNKVNLASSVAIGSSLQIAMFVTPILVFTGLLLGKPMNLDFDNFTVMGLGIAVIMTNSVTTDSRSNWLEGILLLMTYIMLASAFLLHPSLAS, from the coding sequence ATGTCCCGTAAAGACGCCTTGCTGCTAAGGATGCTGGTGTTTGTGCCTATCTGTATGATATTGAGTCGGCTGGATGTCAATCCTTTAATTGTCTTTATCACAGCAGGGGTTGCCATTATTCCCTTAGCCGCTTGGATTGCCAACTTTACTGAAGCGATCGCAACTCGCATTGGACCAACCTTCGGTGGATTGCTTAATGCCACCTTTGGTAACGCCACTGAAGTCATTGTTTCCATGGTGGCGCTTCAAGCTGGAATGATTGAGGTCGTGAAAGCCAGTTTAATGGGATCTATCATTGCCAACCTCCTCCTGGGGCTAGGTTTGGCCCTATTTCTAGGGGGCTTACGGACTCAGAAGCGAAGCTCACCCCTGAATACAGATAATCTGAGCGCTGTTGCCCGTGTCAATGCGTCCCTCTTAAATCTGGTTGTTGTTTTTCTGGTCGCACCCACCGCTATTGAAGTGACTTCTATGAAGTTACATCTGGAAACAACCAATGCCTTTTCTTACACCGCATCGGCCTTATTACTGATTGGCTATGTTCTGATGTTATTGTTCTCCATGAAAACTCATAATCATCTTTACGGAGTGGATGAAGATGCTGAGCCTGAGAGCTATGGCAGTGAAGCCAGGGGACTTTACGGACTCAAGCTCCATATAGGTCTACTTTTGGGGACAACAATTGTACTGCTGTTTGTCTCTGAGGTGCTGGTGAGTAGTTTAGAAAAAGCGATCGCAACCACAGGTTTAACGGAACTGTTTACCGGTGTTATTCTCATTCCCCTGTTTGGCGCTGCCGTAGAAATCATTACCTGCGGTATTTGCGGGGCAAAGAATAAGGTCAACTTGGCCTCCTCGGTGGCGATTGGGTCAAGTCTACAAATTGCGATGTTTGTGACCCCAATTCTAGTTTTTACGGGGCTATTACTAGGCAAGCCGATGAATCTAGACTTTGACAACTTTACAGTTATGGGACTCGGGATTGCAGTCATCATGACAAATTCAGTGACCACAGACAGCCGTTCTAATTGGCTAGAAGGTATCTTGCTGTTGATGACCTATATCATGTTAGCTTCTGCTTTTCTTCTGCATCCATCTTTAGCGAGCTAG
- the cax gene encoding calcium/proton exchanger, with translation MASTLMKPNINWLIIFLPISFAIAYIPYFKNEIYLFFTSCLGLIIVAYWLGNATEQLAARVGSTWGGMMNAAFSNLPELIFGLIAVSKGLESLAKATWTGAIISNMLVVVGAAIMAGGYRYGIVKFPLERAKDAAAGLMLATFAVLLPSVYAHFVAFGSDVEARQVLEGVSIWTCLFLLMAYGGSIVYALAQFRVEITTPEWHHLDTPMPEKVQPDWSLSQSMGVLAISSLLIAFLSDFISDSIDSITASLGWTQMFVGIIVIGVIGNVGALFSAVSVALKNKMDLSFEIGLNAASQVALLVVPVLVLSSVVMGKPVSLLFTPAEIAALLSSVLIMAQISQDGRCNWLNGLQMLILYGIIGVLFFYDHLST, from the coding sequence ATGGCTAGCACCCTAATGAAACCTAATATTAACTGGCTGATTATTTTCCTTCCCATTAGTTTTGCGATCGCATACATTCCCTATTTCAAAAATGAAATATACTTATTCTTCACCTCTTGCTTAGGGCTGATCATTGTTGCCTATTGGCTCGGGAATGCAACAGAACAGTTGGCTGCTAGGGTTGGCTCAACCTGGGGCGGGATGATGAATGCGGCCTTTAGTAATTTACCGGAACTAATTTTTGGCCTCATTGCCGTGTCTAAAGGCTTAGAATCCCTGGCAAAAGCTACCTGGACAGGTGCGATCATTAGCAACATGCTAGTTGTGGTTGGTGCTGCCATCATGGCTGGCGGCTACCGCTACGGCATCGTTAAATTTCCCCTAGAACGGGCAAAGGATGCCGCTGCTGGATTGATGCTTGCGACCTTCGCCGTGCTCTTGCCATCGGTTTATGCCCATTTCGTTGCTTTTGGGAGTGATGTAGAAGCTCGTCAAGTCTTGGAAGGTGTTTCTATTTGGACTTGCTTATTTCTGCTCATGGCCTATGGTGGCAGTATTGTCTACGCCCTTGCTCAATTTAGGGTGGAAATAACCACCCCGGAATGGCATCATCTAGATACCCCAATGCCCGAGAAAGTTCAGCCTGATTGGAGCCTTTCTCAATCAATGGGAGTTCTCGCTATCTCTAGCCTCTTAATTGCTTTTTTATCTGATTTTATTTCAGATAGCATTGATTCGATTACGGCCAGCCTTGGATGGACGCAAATGTTCGTTGGCATCATTGTAATTGGCGTCATTGGCAATGTCGGGGCACTATTTAGTGCTGTCTCAGTGGCGTTGAAAAACAAAATGGATCTGAGCTTTGAGATTGGTCTGAATGCAGCCTCCCAGGTTGCCTTACTTGTCGTTCCAGTGCTCGTACTCAGCTCCGTCGTCATGGGCAAGCCAGTAAGTCTCCTGTTTACTCCTGCTGAAATTGCTGCCTTGTTAAGCAGTGTGCTGATTATGGCTCAGATCTCTCAGGATGGAAGGTGTAACTGGCTAAATGGACTCCAAATGCTGATCTTGTATGGAATTATTGGGGTCTTGTTTTTCTATGATCACCTTTCAACATAG
- the cax gene encoding calcium/proton exchanger, giving the protein MSARTSSRDQSSPVGKPKQLMSRKDTFLLRMLIFVPICLTLNWLQAEPIFIFTTAGLAIIPLAAWIANFTEAIANEIGPFLGGLLNVTFGNVTEIVVSLVALQRGLIDVVKASLAGSIIANLLIGLGISFLLAGLRFRKYREETNLSRTTVARINSSSLNLAVVFLLTPAALNLTSNTFGLTLTNKFSYVAAFLLLTFYALMLLFSMKTHRYMYELEEDAEPESYGSEARGENYNLWFHMGLLLATSIVLVLVSEALVGSLETSIASLGLTERFIGVIILPIFGAAVEYITCGICALKNKVDLSISVALGSSLQIALFVAPLLVLAGWLMGQPMNLGFDIFTVMALGITVVMTNSVSTDGRSNWLEGVLLLMTYIMLGTAFYLHP; this is encoded by the coding sequence ATGTCAGCCAGAACTAGTTCTCGGGATCAAAGTTCCCCCGTTGGCAAACCCAAGCAACTGATGTCCCGCAAAGATACATTTCTCCTCCGAATGCTGATCTTTGTGCCCATCTGCCTGACATTGAACTGGTTACAGGCTGAACCAATCTTCATTTTTACCACAGCTGGACTGGCAATTATTCCCCTGGCTGCCTGGATTGCTAATTTTACGGAGGCGATCGCAAATGAAATTGGGCCATTTTTAGGGGGGTTACTTAATGTTACCTTTGGCAACGTCACAGAGATTGTGGTTTCATTGGTAGCCCTCCAACGGGGATTGATCGATGTGGTCAAAGCGAGTCTTGCAGGGTCAATCATTGCCAACCTCCTGATTGGTTTGGGGATCTCTTTTTTGCTGGCAGGCTTACGATTTCGTAAGTACCGGGAAGAAACCAACCTTTCCCGAACAACCGTAGCGCGAATTAATTCAAGCTCCTTAAACTTAGCCGTGGTCTTTCTCTTGACACCCGCGGCACTCAACTTAACTTCTAATACTTTTGGTCTCACGCTGACCAACAAGTTTTCCTATGTCGCCGCATTTTTATTGTTGACCTTCTATGCCTTAATGCTGCTTTTCTCCATGAAAACTCATCGCTATATGTATGAGCTAGAGGAAGATGCTGAGCCAGAAAGTTACGGTAGCGAAGCCAGGGGCGAGAATTACAATTTATGGTTTCACATGGGATTACTCTTAGCAACCAGTATTGTCTTGGTGTTGGTTTCCGAAGCCTTGGTAGGGAGCCTAGAAACTTCAATTGCCAGTTTAGGTCTAACGGAGCGATTTATTGGGGTGATCATCCTGCCCATCTTTGGAGCCGCCGTTGAATATATTACCTGTGGGATCTGTGCCCTGAAAAACAAGGTCGATTTATCGATCTCCGTAGCGCTGGGTTCGAGCCTGCAAATTGCGCTGTTTGTTGCTCCCCTGCTTGTGCTCGCAGGATGGTTGATGGGGCAACCGATGAATCTCGGTTTTGACATCTTCACGGTAATGGCTTTGGGGATCACTGTGGTCATGACCAACTCGGTCAGCACCGATGGACGGTCGAACTGGCTCGAAGGTGTCCTACTCTTGATGACTTACATCATGCTGGGGACTGCTTTTTACCTCCACCCTTAA
- a CDS encoding TMEM165/GDT1 family protein: MLTAFTAALITITLFELGDKTFFVVVVLATRHPRRLGFSGSGGCLSGHDPDLSVCRPFRLLPCPPPFKLTFITQR, translated from the coding sequence ATGCTGACTGCTTTTACCGCTGCTTTGATTACGATTACCCTCTTCGAGCTAGGGGATAAGACTTTTTTCGTCGTGGTCGTCTTGGCAACTCGCCATCCTCGCCGCCTGGGTTTTTCTGGGAGCGGTGGTTGCCTTAGCGGCCATGACCCTGATCTCAGTGTTTGCCGGCCATTTCGGTTGCTGCCTTGCCCCCCACCTTTCAAACTTACATTCATTACGCAGAGGTAG
- a CDS encoding TMEM165/GDT1 family protein has translation MPAISVAALPPTFQTYIHYAEVALFLGFGLKLLYDAQQMSAMAELAEVTEAEAVVAQADAQLPQGQTQWAIIWEAFSLTFLLEWGDRTQFATIALAVAQNPWGVTLGAILGHSICAAIAVGCGRLIAGRISERVVTFLGGLLFLIFGIIAWLEGH, from the coding sequence TTGCCGGCCATTTCGGTTGCTGCCTTGCCCCCCACCTTTCAAACTTACATTCATTACGCAGAGGTAGCTCTATTCCTGGGGTTTGGACTAAAGCTCCTCTATGATGCCCAGCAGATGTCTGCAATGGCCGAGTTGGCAGAAGTGACTGAGGCTGAAGCCGTCGTTGCCCAAGCCGATGCCCAGCTTCCCCAAGGGCAAACCCAGTGGGCGATTATCTGGGAAGCCTTTTCTCTGACTTTTTTACTGGAATGGGGCGATCGCACCCAATTTGCCACCATTGCCCTGGCTGTGGCTCAGAATCCCTGGGGTGTAACCTTAGGAGCGATTTTGGGTCATAGCATTTGTGCTGCGATCGCCGTTGGCTGTGGGCGGCTGATTGCCGGACGGATTTCTGAGCGGGTCGTGACTTTTTTGGGGGGACTACTCTTCCTCATCTTTGGGATAATTGCCTGGTTGGAGGGGCACTAG
- a CDS encoding aspartate kinase — MALLSMALQKVGQPAISLTGAQVGIVTEAEHTRARILRIETERLNRHLKDGQVVVVAGFQGVSSADDLEITTLGRGGSDTSAVALAAALSADLCEIYTDVPGILTTDPRLVPDAQLMAEITSDEMLELASLGAKVLHPRAVEIARNYGVQLVVRSSWTEDPGTKVVSPLPQPRSLDGLEIARPVDGVEFDTNQAKVALLRVPDRPGVAARLFGEIASQNLDVDLIIQSIHEGNTNDIAFTVTRPSLKRAEAVAAAILPALAPPDRTLELPEVMVDAQIAKISIAGAGMIGRPGVAAQMFKTLAAAGINIQMISTSEVKVSCVIDAADCDRAIRSLCWDFEVHSSPTSLHQPPDPVDPMAPVRGVALDLNQAQLAIHAIPDRPGMAAEVFQLLASANISVDMIIQSQRCRVVQGLHTRDIACTVAQMDGESARQVLIAAAPNLGWGEVRVDTAIAKVSIVGAGMVGQPGVAARMFAALAREQINIQMIATSEIKISCVVPQTQGVQALKVIHAAFDLSGCQSIQIPA, encoded by the coding sequence ATTGCCCTGTTGAGTATGGCGTTGCAGAAAGTAGGCCAGCCTGCGATTTCCCTGACGGGAGCCCAAGTGGGAATTGTCACAGAAGCCGAACATACCCGTGCCCGGATTTTGCGCATTGAAACTGAACGACTGAATCGTCACCTCAAGGACGGTCAAGTGGTGGTGGTGGCGGGTTTTCAAGGGGTGTCTAGTGCCGATGACCTGGAAATTACCACCCTGGGACGGGGCGGATCGGACACCTCCGCCGTTGCCTTAGCTGCTGCGCTGAGTGCCGATCTCTGTGAGATTTATACCGATGTTCCGGGAATTCTCACCACTGATCCCCGCTTAGTACCAGATGCACAACTCATGGCCGAGATCACCAGTGATGAAATGCTGGAATTAGCTAGCCTAGGAGCCAAGGTGCTGCATCCCAGGGCAGTAGAAATTGCCCGGAACTATGGGGTGCAACTGGTGGTGCGCTCCAGTTGGACTGAGGATCCCGGTACGAAGGTGGTTTCTCCCCTGCCCCAACCCCGCTCCTTGGATGGGTTGGAAATTGCCCGTCCCGTTGACGGGGTTGAGTTTGATACCAATCAAGCCAAGGTGGCGCTGCTCCGGGTTCCCGATCGCCCAGGGGTGGCCGCCCGACTTTTTGGTGAAATTGCCTCCCAAAACCTGGATGTCGATTTGATTATCCAGTCGATTCATGAGGGCAATACCAATGACATTGCCTTTACCGTGACGCGGCCTTCCCTCAAACGGGCGGAAGCGGTGGCGGCGGCCATTCTTCCAGCGCTGGCTCCCCCTGACCGAACCCTGGAGCTTCCTGAGGTGATGGTTGATGCCCAGATTGCCAAGATCAGCATTGCTGGGGCAGGGATGATTGGTCGTCCGGGGGTAGCCGCCCAAATGTTTAAAACCCTGGCAGCGGCTGGCATTAATATTCAGATGATCTCGACCTCCGAGGTGAAAGTGAGTTGTGTGATCGATGCCGCCGACTGCGATCGCGCCATTCGCAGTCTCTGTTGGGACTTCGAGGTGCATTCCTCCCCCACGTCTCTGCATCAGCCCCCCGACCCCGTGGATCCGATGGCACCCGTCCGTGGCGTAGCGTTAGATCTGAATCAGGCTCAACTGGCCATTCACGCCATTCCTGATCGTCCAGGCATGGCGGCTGAGGTTTTTCAACTGTTGGCCTCCGCCAACATCAGCGTTGATATGATTATCCAGTCCCAACGCTGTCGGGTAGTTCAGGGCCTTCACACCCGAGATATTGCCTGTACAGTGGCGCAAATGGATGGGGAATCCGCCCGTCAAGTACTGATCGCAGCAGCTCCCAACCTTGGATGGGGAGAGGTCAGAGTCGATACCGCGATCGCTAAAGTTAGCATTGTCGGTGCCGGGATGGTAGGTCAACCGGGGGTGGCTGCCCGGATGTTTGCGGCCTTAGCTCGGGAACAGATCAATATCCAGATGATTGCCACCTCGGAAATTAAGATTAGCTGTGTGGTACCGCAAACACAGGGCGTGCAAGCCCTGAAAGTGATTCATGCTGCCTTTGATCTCTCTGGTTGTCAGTCGATTCAAATCCCGGCTTAG
- a CDS encoding polyphosphate kinase 2 family protein: MDHTPFLVKPGSTVHLKDYDPDFVGAYSGKAEAEGKLQEDIQTLAAYQDMLYAQNTHALLMIFQAMDTAGKDGTIKHVMSGVNPQGCQVFSFKAPSAEELDHDYLWRSMKALPERGRIGIFNRSYYEEVLVVRVHPELLARQQLPQGVPSKRLWQQRFTEIQQFEQYLVNNGIVVLKFFLNLSKAEQKQRFLDRIEQPEKNWKFSASDALERTFWSDYMDAYEEVFSHTSTEWAPWYIIPADHKWFTRLAVADIICSKLKALDLHYPAVSEEHRQQLLEAKAMLEQEK; encoded by the coding sequence ATGGACCATACCCCTTTCCTGGTCAAACCAGGCTCAACCGTTCATCTTAAGGACTACGACCCGGACTTCGTCGGAGCCTATTCAGGGAAAGCTGAGGCTGAAGGTAAACTCCAAGAGGATATTCAGACCTTAGCGGCCTATCAGGATATGTTGTATGCCCAAAATACCCATGCCCTGCTGATGATTTTTCAGGCAATGGATACAGCGGGGAAAGATGGCACGATTAAGCATGTGATGTCGGGGGTGAATCCCCAAGGCTGCCAGGTGTTTAGTTTTAAAGCGCCCTCCGCTGAAGAACTCGATCACGACTACCTGTGGCGATCAATGAAAGCCCTGCCCGAACGAGGGCGGATTGGTATCTTTAACCGTTCCTACTACGAAGAGGTATTGGTGGTGCGGGTACATCCAGAACTGTTAGCCCGTCAGCAACTTCCCCAGGGTGTCCCGTCAAAAAGGTTATGGCAGCAGCGGTTTACTGAGATTCAACAGTTTGAGCAATACCTGGTGAATAATGGCATTGTTGTCTTGAAGTTTTTCCTCAACCTCTCGAAGGCAGAACAGAAGCAGCGGTTTTTAGATCGGATTGAACAACCAGAAAAAAATTGGAAGTTTTCAGCCAGCGATGCCCTAGAACGAACCTTCTGGTCTGACTACATGGACGCCTACGAAGAAGTGTTCAGTCATACCAGTACCGAGTGGGCACCCTGGTATATTATTCCTGCTGACCACAAGTGGTTTACTCGTCTGGCGGTAGCAGACATTATTTGTAGCAAGCTCAAGGCTCTCGACTTGCACTATCCTGCCGTTAGTGAGGAGCATCGGCAGCAACTCCTAGAGGCGAAAGCCATGCTGGAGCAGGAGAAGTAA